One Rhodoferax ferrireducens T118 DNA segment encodes these proteins:
- a CDS encoding glycerate kinase type-2 family protein yields the protein MTTETPIDRRQLLRSMFDAAVASAQPALCLPLFLPAQPKGRTIVIGAGKASAAMARALEEHWSGPLEGLVVTRYGYEVPCKRINIVQAAHPVPDAAGLLATQRILDAVSDLTPDDLVIALISGGGSSLLVAPGPGLTLADKQAVNVQLLKSGASISEMNCVRRHLSSIKGGRLGAACHPARLLTLLISDVPGDAPVDIASGPTVADPSTCADALAIVDRYRIELSPAVRSMLESGQGESVKPGDLRLVGSETRMITAPQMALEAAARVARSAGLASYILSDSLEGEAREVGKTLAGIARQVALHGQPFTPPCVLLSGGETTVTVQGTGRGGRNVEFLLALAVALDGLTAIHAIAGDTDGVDGAEEIAGAVITPDTLARAWGLGINPRASLDNNDGHGFFQALGDSVVTGPTLTNVNDFRAIVIDAGPADRMP from the coding sequence ATGACAACAGAAACCCCGATCGACCGCAGGCAATTGCTGCGCAGCATGTTCGACGCAGCCGTTGCGTCAGCGCAGCCGGCGCTGTGCCTGCCGCTATTTTTGCCAGCACAGCCAAAGGGCAGAACAATCGTCATCGGCGCGGGGAAAGCCTCTGCTGCCATGGCGCGGGCGCTGGAAGAGCATTGGAGCGGTCCGCTCGAAGGTCTGGTGGTCACGCGCTATGGTTACGAAGTGCCTTGCAAGCGAATCAACATTGTGCAGGCGGCGCATCCGGTACCCGATGCAGCCGGTCTGCTTGCCACCCAGCGCATCTTGGATGCCGTGAGCGACCTGACCCCTGACGATTTGGTGATTGCACTGATCTCCGGCGGCGGCTCCTCACTGCTGGTCGCACCGGGCCCAGGCTTGACGCTGGCGGACAAGCAGGCCGTCAACGTTCAGTTGCTCAAGAGCGGGGCGAGCATCTCCGAGATGAACTGCGTGCGCCGTCACCTCTCAAGCATCAAGGGTGGGCGGCTCGGTGCAGCCTGCCACCCCGCCAGACTGCTCACCCTGCTGATTTCGGACGTGCCCGGCGACGCACCGGTTGACATTGCCTCCGGCCCCACGGTGGCGGACCCAAGCACCTGCGCCGATGCGCTGGCCATCGTTGATCGTTACCGCATTGAGTTGTCGCCCGCAGTGCGCTCGATGCTGGAATCCGGCCAGGGCGAGAGCGTCAAGCCTGGCGACTTGCGGCTGGTGGGAAGCGAGACGCGCATGATCACAGCGCCCCAAATGGCACTCGAAGCTGCGGCACGCGTCGCCCGCAGCGCGGGCCTTGCAAGCTACATCCTCAGTGACAGCCTGGAGGGCGAGGCACGCGAGGTTGGCAAGACGCTGGCTGGCATCGCACGGCAGGTGGCTCTGCACGGTCAACCCTTCACACCGCCCTGTGTGCTGCTGTCGGGCGGCGAGACCACAGTGACGGTGCAGGGAACAGGCCGGGGTGGTCGCAATGTGGAGTTTTTGCTCGCGCTCGCTGTTGCCCTCGACGGACTGACCGCCATCCATGCCATTGCCGGCGATACCGATGGCGTTGATGGCGCCGAGGAAATTGCCGGTGCCGTCATCACACCCGACACCTTGGCTCGGGCCTGGGGCCTTGGCATCAATCCACGTGCCAGTCTCGACAACAACGATGGTCACGGGTTCTTTCAGGCGCTGGGTGACTCTGTGGTGACCGGGCCCACCCTGACCAATGTGAACGACTTTCGGGCCATCGTCATCGACGCCGGTCCGGCCGACAGAATGCCCTGA
- a CDS encoding thioesterase family protein: MTMTSAMPASAYTVLDSGAYHASLLTRGPWHPAHQHAGPPIALVCRAIEHAAAAHGLTHIARLTANLLRPVPIGEVAVEVATDYAGRNAGHFSARLLAGGKEVARFTALAQRENDLQLPDGLPGHPLPLAPMGPEASQAATFPFASKHVGYSDLVETRVAHGRFFNGPCAIWFRLRHPLLGSEAPSVYQRVAVAADSGNGISAILDLKSYSFVNSDLTINLLRRPQGEWICLDARTYLGPNGGGLAESKLYDIHGLIGRATQSLCVSQRS, translated from the coding sequence ATGACCATGACCTCAGCCATGCCCGCCAGCGCCTACACCGTGTTGGACAGTGGCGCCTACCATGCCAGCTTACTCACGCGCGGTCCCTGGCACCCCGCGCACCAGCACGCCGGGCCACCTATTGCGCTGGTGTGCCGCGCCATTGAACACGCCGCCGCCGCCCACGGCTTGACCCACATCGCGCGGCTCACCGCCAACCTGCTGCGTCCGGTGCCAATTGGCGAGGTCGCGGTCGAGGTCGCCACCGACTATGCCGGACGCAACGCCGGCCATTTCTCGGCGCGGCTCCTGGCTGGCGGGAAGGAAGTCGCGCGCTTCACGGCACTGGCCCAGCGCGAGAACGACCTGCAACTGCCCGACGGCCTGCCGGGCCACCCGCTGCCACTGGCACCGATGGGGCCCGAAGCGTCGCAAGCGGCGACGTTCCCGTTCGCCAGCAAGCATGTGGGCTACTCCGACCTGGTCGAGACCCGCGTCGCGCACGGCCGCTTCTTCAACGGTCCCTGCGCCATCTGGTTCCGCTTGCGCCACCCGCTGCTCGGCAGCGAAGCACCCAGTGTCTACCAGCGCGTCGCCGTTGCCGCTGATTCGGGCAATGGCATCAGCGCGATTCTCGATTTAAAAAGCTACAGCTTCGTCAATTCGGACCTGACCATCAATCTCTTGCGTCGGCCTCAGGGCGAGTGGATCTGCCTTGATGCCCGTACCTACCTTGGCCCGAACGGTGGCGGCCTCGCCGAGTCAAAGCTCTACGATATACACGGGCTCATTGGCCGGGCCACGCAGAGCCTGTGCGTCAGTCAGCGCAGTTGA
- a CDS encoding SGNH/GDSL hydrolase family protein, with amino-acid sequence MLEKILRGVLTLVLTCASVAAAATPYTSITVFGDSLSDGGNAYAYTEAIFGPGNGFPPAPYAQRFSNGPVAVERLAANLGLSLTPSLLGGSNYAYGGAETGSTNYLRLNSNPLVAAAFSGSNTGVLAQVADFTSLHSLNPSSLVVLWAGPNDLFSALDSAADPVAAMSLALFNLQLATQQLYLDGARTILMPNMPNIGLTPFGLSLGAAASAQLTGITVGFNTGLHLLADALNAADPGLNILEFDTFSLLNSLINNPADYGLSNVTQPCFNGVAVCANPDSYLFWDSVHPTTSAHQVIGDRFTTTVPEPPLTALMAVALIGLYASRRRKR; translated from the coding sequence ATGCTTGAAAAGATATTACGTGGCGTCTTGACACTCGTTCTCACGTGCGCTTCTGTCGCGGCGGCGGCTACGCCGTACACGTCGATCACCGTCTTCGGCGACAGCCTCTCGGACGGTGGCAACGCCTATGCCTACACTGAAGCCATTTTCGGGCCGGGGAACGGCTTTCCACCCGCTCCGTATGCCCAGCGCTTCAGCAACGGCCCCGTCGCCGTCGAGCGACTGGCTGCCAATCTGGGGCTTTCGTTGACCCCGTCGCTGCTCGGAGGCAGTAACTATGCCTACGGGGGCGCAGAGACGGGATCGACGAACTACCTCAGGTTGAATTCGAATCCGTTGGTTGCTGCGGCATTTTCCGGCAGCAACACCGGCGTGCTGGCACAAGTGGCCGATTTCACTTCATTACACAGTCTTAATCCCTCAAGTCTGGTCGTGCTTTGGGCCGGACCGAACGACCTTTTCTCGGCGCTCGATTCCGCAGCCGATCCTGTGGCTGCCATGTCCCTGGCGTTGTTCAACCTGCAGTTGGCGACGCAGCAGCTGTACCTTGACGGGGCCCGTACCATCCTGATGCCGAACATGCCCAACATAGGGCTGACGCCTTTTGGACTGTCTTTAGGGGCAGCAGCGTCGGCCCAACTCACAGGGATAACCGTGGGTTTCAACACTGGGCTTCATTTGTTGGCCGACGCATTGAATGCAGCAGATCCCGGCCTCAATATTCTCGAGTTTGACACTTTCAGCCTGTTGAACAGTCTGATCAACAACCCCGCTGACTACGGTCTCTCGAACGTGACGCAGCCGTGTTTCAACGGCGTGGCGGTCTGTGCGAACCCCGACTCCTACCTGTTTTGGGACAGCGTGCATCCGACGACGAGCGCACATCAAGTCATCGGGGACCGCTTCACGACAACCGTGCCCGAGCCACCCCTGACTGCACTGATGGCAGTCGCCTTGATTGGCCTGTACGCGTCGCGCCGGCGCAAACGTTGA
- a CDS encoding FAD-binding oxidoreductase, with product MRRWNGWGDDATSIDLSEAARAMLNTRLGPGLPAVDATRDAMLAQVPASRLPTHPLIQTDADTRFAMALGESFGDWIRKRFGALPPVPDGVTFPESSEQVRELIDLANANNWIVIPFAGGTSVAGHLDCPISQRPILSINLSRMNRLLHLDKASQLATFGAGTPGPQVEAQLRAHGYTLGHFPQSFEYSTVGGWVVTRSSGQQSLRYGRIEQLFAGGRLESPVGTLTIPTVPAASAGPDLRELVLGSEGRFGILTEATVRVSTLPEHESFHALFFPDWDAAEAAVRELVQRKLPLSLLRLSNGIETETNLTLAGHARLIGWLQRYLSWRGCGVGKCMLMLGVTADTHTARHALREARRLLATHGAVYIGRAMGNKWVANRFKGPYLRNTLWEQGYSADTIETAVDWPQVKHLMLAMEQAARDVFAPYGERVHAFTHLSHLYPQGSSIYSQFVWATAPGGFAPNFERWQRLKTAVAATVAAHGGTVSHQHGVGRDHAAHLADEKGPLGMATLAELCRHFDPKKIMNPGKLLQDGGPWAS from the coding sequence ATGCGACGATGGAACGGCTGGGGCGACGACGCGACCTCGATAGACCTGAGCGAGGCCGCGCGCGCCATGCTGAACACGCGCCTGGGGCCTGGACTGCCCGCAGTTGACGCCACGCGCGACGCGATGCTGGCGCAGGTTCCGGCCTCGCGCCTGCCCACACACCCGCTGATTCAAACCGACGCCGACACCCGCTTTGCCATGGCGCTGGGCGAGAGCTTTGGCGACTGGATCCGCAAGCGCTTTGGCGCCCTGCCCCCGGTGCCCGACGGCGTGACCTTTCCTGAATCCTCCGAACAGGTGCGCGAGCTGATCGACTTGGCCAACGCAAACAACTGGATCGTGATCCCGTTTGCCGGTGGCACCAGCGTGGCCGGGCATCTGGATTGCCCGATCAGCCAGCGGCCGATCCTGTCGATCAACTTGAGTCGCATGAACCGACTGCTGCACCTGGACAAGGCCAGCCAGTTGGCCACCTTCGGCGCGGGCACGCCGGGGCCGCAGGTGGAGGCGCAATTGCGCGCGCACGGCTACACGCTGGGGCATTTTCCGCAGTCCTTCGAGTACTCCACGGTGGGCGGCTGGGTGGTGACACGCTCCAGCGGCCAGCAGTCGCTGCGCTATGGGCGTATCGAGCAGCTGTTTGCGGGCGGGAGGCTGGAGTCCCCCGTCGGCACGCTGACCATTCCGACCGTGCCGGCGGCCAGCGCCGGGCCGGACCTGCGCGAGCTGGTGCTGGGCTCGGAGGGCCGCTTTGGCATTCTGACCGAGGCCACGGTGCGGGTTTCGACGCTGCCGGAGCACGAGAGTTTTCACGCCCTGTTTTTCCCCGACTGGGACGCTGCCGAGGCTGCGGTGCGCGAGCTGGTGCAGCGCAAACTGCCCTTGAGTCTGCTGCGCCTGTCCAACGGCATCGAGACCGAAACCAACCTCACGCTGGCCGGCCACGCGCGCCTGATCGGCTGGCTGCAGCGCTATTTGTCCTGGCGCGGCTGTGGCGTGGGCAAGTGCATGCTGATGCTGGGCGTGACGGCCGACACACACACCGCGCGGCACGCCCTGCGCGAGGCGCGGCGCCTGCTGGCAACCCACGGCGCCGTCTACATCGGGCGCGCCATGGGTAACAAATGGGTGGCCAACCGCTTCAAAGGCCCTTACCTGCGCAACACGCTGTGGGAACAGGGCTACTCCGCCGACACGATCGAGACGGCAGTGGACTGGCCGCAGGTGAAGCACCTGATGCTGGCCATGGAGCAGGCGGCGCGCGATGTATTTGCCCCCTACGGCGAGCGGGTGCACGCGTTCACCCATCTGTCGCATCTGTACCCGCAGGGCAGCAGCATTTATTCGCAATTTGTGTGGGCTACTGCACCGGGCGGCTTTGCGCCCAATTTCGAGCGCTGGCAGCGCCTCAAAACGGCAGTGGCCGCCACCGTCGCTGCACACGGCGGCACGGTGAGCCACCAGCACGGTGTCGGGCGCGACCACGCCGCCCATCTGGCCGACGAGAAAGGACCACTGGGCATGGCCACGCTGGCTGAGCTGTGTCGCCACTTCGATCCGAAAAAAATCATGAACCCCGGCAAGCTGCTGCAGGACGGTGGACCATGGGCGAGTTAA
- a CDS encoding glycerol-3-phosphate dehydrogenase/oxidase, giving the protein MGELNAGTERAKGLARLDAPTWDLVVIGGGISGAGVAQQAARRGWTVLLIEQRDFAWGTSSRSSKLVHGGLRYLKEGDIKTTLHSVRERERLMREAPELIEPQSFLFANCEGRKPGRWLFQLGLTIYDWMAGLRSHFWADLATTQALAPGLAPPKMRGALVFQDAKTDDARLVWRVLMEAQRDGALVLNYVSALGLQLDAGRVSSITLQDVLTHQQFQVRAKAVVNATGAWADRLRGAVGGKPMLRPLRGSHLVVPFWRLPVAQSISLMHPTDDRPVFLYPWEGATLIGTTDLDHREDLDVEASITPQEVDYLLAAVNDQFPAAALRAADISACYAGVRPVVDDGTGSASHAARDHVVLDESGLVTLTGGKLTTFRLMAQDALALAAPHVGKPFAREAAAVFTPVGELNPRWSAAVRHRLAARYGYRAQALCAGATDAELQTIPGTNTLWLELAIAAKHEAIEHLDDLLLRRTRLGILLPRGGLDHLARIRSLCESHLLWSDTQWQTEIERYRALIAAHYQAPDPLVIPCGADRSLRSRPALSSTD; this is encoded by the coding sequence ATGGGCGAGTTAAACGCAGGCACAGAACGCGCCAAAGGCCTGGCGCGGCTCGACGCCCCCACCTGGGACCTGGTGGTGATTGGCGGCGGCATCAGCGGCGCCGGGGTGGCACAGCAGGCGGCGCGCCGCGGCTGGACCGTGCTGCTGATCGAGCAGCGCGACTTTGCCTGGGGCACGTCCAGCCGCTCCTCCAAGCTGGTGCATGGGGGCTTACGCTACCTCAAGGAAGGCGACATCAAGACCACCCTGCACTCGGTGCGCGAGCGCGAGCGCCTGATGCGCGAGGCGCCAGAATTGATCGAGCCGCAGAGCTTTTTGTTTGCGAATTGCGAAGGGCGCAAGCCGGGCCGCTGGCTGTTTCAACTGGGCTTGACGATTTACGACTGGATGGCAGGTCTTCGCAGCCATTTCTGGGCCGATCTGGCGACCACGCAGGCGCTGGCGCCGGGTCTGGCGCCACCCAAAATGCGCGGCGCGCTGGTATTCCAGGACGCCAAGACCGACGATGCGCGTCTGGTGTGGCGTGTGCTGATGGAGGCGCAGCGCGACGGCGCACTGGTCTTGAACTACGTGAGCGCACTTGGCTTGCAGCTTGATGCGGGTCGCGTGTCCAGCATCACGCTGCAAGACGTGCTCACCCACCAGCAATTTCAGGTACGTGCCAAAGCCGTGGTCAACGCCACCGGCGCCTGGGCCGACCGGCTGCGTGGAGCGGTGGGCGGCAAGCCCATGCTGCGCCCTTTGCGCGGCAGTCACTTGGTGGTGCCGTTCTGGCGCTTGCCCGTCGCGCAATCCATCAGCCTGATGCACCCGACGGACGACCGACCCGTGTTTCTCTACCCCTGGGAGGGCGCCACGCTGATTGGCACCACCGACCTCGATCACCGCGAGGATCTGGATGTCGAGGCCTCCATCACGCCGCAAGAGGTGGACTACCTGCTGGCCGCCGTGAACGACCAGTTCCCCGCCGCCGCCCTGCGCGCCGCCGATATCAGCGCCTGTTACGCCGGGGTGCGTCCGGTGGTGGATGACGGCACGGGTTCGGCCTCCCACGCCGCGCGGGACCATGTGGTGCTGGATGAGTCGGGCCTGGTGACGCTGACCGGCGGCAAGCTCACGACCTTTCGGCTGATGGCGCAAGACGCCTTGGCGCTGGCGGCGCCGCATGTCGGCAAGCCGTTTGCGCGAGAAGCCGCCGCCGTGTTCACCCCGGTAGGCGAATTGAATCCACGCTGGAGCGCGGCCGTGCGGCACCGGCTGGCGGCGCGCTACGGCTATCGGGCGCAGGCACTCTGCGCTGGCGCGACCGACGCTGAGCTGCAAACCATTCCCGGCACCAACACCCTGTGGCTGGAGCTCGCAATCGCGGCCAAGCATGAGGCCATCGAGCATCTGGACGATCTGCTGTTGCGCCGCACGCGGCTGGGCATTCTGTTGCCGCGTGGTGGCCTGGACCATCTGGCGCGCATCCGGTCGCTGTGCGAGTCGCATTTGCTGTGGAGCGATACCCAATGGCAAACTGAGATCGAGCGCTACCGCGCGCTGATTGCCGCACACTATCAAGCGCCCGACCCACTCGTGATACCTTGCGGGGCAGACCGCAGCCTGCGCAGCAGGCCAGCTCTGTCCTCAACTGATTGA
- a CDS encoding FGGY-family carbohydrate kinase, whose amino-acid sequence MSKTYLLAIDNGTQSVRALLFDLQGNLVDKAQVTITSYQSPQPGWMENDPEAFWQALCDACQRLWAVTSVPKSAIAGVVITTQRGTTIALDKGGLPLRPAMIWLDQRRADQLPKLAWWWDAAFRAIGMRETVRFFQREAEANWIAQHQPELWAKTDKYLLLSGYLNYRFTGRFVDSVAAQVGYIPFDYKKGCWAPKHDWKWQAMPITAAMLPELVPAGALIGQVSAQAALATGIPQGLSLIAGAADKACEVIGAGCLTPEIACLSYGTAATINTTTVRYLEATRFIPPYQAAVPGHYNTEIQITRGFWMVSWFKAQFGLHEQQLALERGVAPESLFDELVNTVPPGSLGLMLQPFWNPGIKVPGPEAKGAVIGFGDVHTRAHLYRAILEGLAYALREGKERIEKRGGQRVTRVRVSGGGSQSDAAMQITANVFNLPCERPHLYETSGLGAAILAAVGLKLHPDFATAVHEMTRIGQVFEPEPAHANTYEQLYRRVYCRMYRRLQPLYRDIQAITGYPEN is encoded by the coding sequence ATGAGCAAGACCTACCTTCTCGCCATCGACAACGGCACCCAGAGCGTACGCGCCCTGCTCTTTGATTTGCAAGGCAATCTGGTGGACAAGGCGCAGGTCACCATCACCAGCTACCAGTCACCGCAACCGGGATGGATGGAGAACGACCCCGAGGCCTTCTGGCAAGCCCTGTGCGACGCTTGCCAGCGCCTGTGGGCCGTCACCAGCGTGCCCAAGAGCGCGATTGCAGGCGTGGTCATCACCACCCAGCGTGGCACCACCATCGCGCTGGACAAAGGCGGCCTGCCCTTGCGCCCGGCCATGATCTGGCTGGACCAGCGCCGCGCCGACCAGTTGCCCAAGCTGGCGTGGTGGTGGGACGCCGCCTTTCGCGCCATCGGCATGCGTGAGACCGTGCGCTTTTTTCAGCGCGAAGCCGAGGCCAACTGGATCGCGCAGCATCAGCCTGAACTCTGGGCCAAGACCGACAAATACCTGCTGCTGTCGGGCTACCTCAACTACCGCTTTACCGGCCGCTTTGTTGATTCGGTGGCCGCGCAGGTGGGTTACATCCCGTTCGACTACAAAAAGGGTTGCTGGGCTCCCAAACACGACTGGAAATGGCAGGCCATGCCGATCACCGCCGCCATGTTGCCCGAGCTGGTGCCTGCGGGCGCCCTCATCGGCCAGGTCAGCGCGCAGGCGGCGCTGGCCACCGGCATTCCGCAAGGCTTGAGCTTGATCGCCGGTGCCGCCGACAAAGCCTGCGAGGTCATCGGTGCGGGCTGCCTCACGCCCGAGATTGCATGCCTGTCTTACGGCACCGCCGCCACCATCAACACCACCACAGTGCGTTACCTGGAGGCCACGCGCTTCATTCCGCCCTACCAGGCGGCCGTGCCGGGCCACTACAACACCGAGATCCAGATCACGCGCGGCTTCTGGATGGTGAGCTGGTTCAAGGCGCAGTTTGGTCTGCATGAGCAGCAGCTTGCGCTGGAGCGCGGCGTGGCACCCGAGAGCCTGTTTGACGAGTTGGTGAACACTGTGCCGCCCGGCTCACTGGGCCTGATGCTGCAGCCGTTCTGGAACCCCGGCATCAAGGTGCCCGGCCCGGAGGCCAAGGGCGCGGTCATTGGCTTTGGCGACGTGCACACACGCGCCCACCTGTACCGCGCGATCCTGGAAGGCCTGGCCTATGCGCTGCGTGAAGGCAAGGAACGAATCGAGAAGCGTGGCGGGCAGCGTGTCACGCGCGTGCGGGTGTCGGGCGGCGGCTCGCAAAGCGATGCGGCGATGCAGATCACGGCCAATGTCTTCAACCTGCCGTGCGAGCGGCCGCACCTGTACGAGACCAGCGGCCTGGGCGCCGCCATTCTGGCCGCCGTGGGTTTGAAGCTGCACCCTGACTTTGCCACCGCCGTTCATGAGATGACCCGCATCGGCCAGGTGTTTGAACCCGAACCCGCGCATGCCAATACCTACGAGCAGCTCTACCGCCGTGTCTACTGCCGCATGTACCGGCGGCTGCAGCCGCTGTACCGGGATATTCAGGCGATCACGGGTTATCCGGAGAATTGA
- a CDS encoding FAD-binding oxidoreductase encodes MESLKVLQLSGERATFDEATVEKLRSSLRGGLLLPNDEGFDKARTVWNAMIHRSPALVVRCAGVADIRQAVTFAHEHRLLTAVKGGGHNIAGNAVCEGGLLIDLSAMRAVTVDPIAAVAQVEPGATLGDFDHECQAFGLATPVGINSTTGVAGLTLGGGFGWLSRKYGMTVDNLMAADVITADGRLLRASDKENPDLFWAIRGGSGNFGVVSRFEFKLHPVGPEVLSGLIVYALKDATSALKLFRDYVKKLGNDTNVWTVMRKAPPLPFLPPEVHGTEIIAFCVFHAGDPDEGRKAIEPLRKLGTVLGEYIGMQPYTAWQQTFDPLLAPGARNYWKSHNFVDLSDGAIDVAVKYVQSLPSPHCEIFFGLIGGATTRPKPDATAYSHRDAIYVCNVHGRWETAAEDQKGTAWARGFFREAAPYATGGVYVNFLTDDEPERIKAAYGPGYERLVSAKKKYDPDNLFRMNQNIRPSP; translated from the coding sequence ATGGAAAGCTTGAAAGTGCTTCAACTGTCTGGAGAGCGTGCCACATTTGATGAAGCCACTGTCGAAAAATTGAGATCCTCTTTGCGAGGTGGGCTGCTGCTTCCGAACGACGAAGGCTTTGATAAAGCGCGCACCGTTTGGAACGCCATGATCCATCGCAGCCCTGCGTTGGTGGTGCGTTGCGCCGGCGTGGCCGACATCCGCCAGGCCGTGACATTTGCGCATGAGCATCGCCTGCTGACGGCCGTCAAGGGGGGCGGACACAACATCGCGGGCAATGCCGTGTGCGAAGGTGGTTTGCTCATCGATTTATCGGCTATGCGCGCGGTGACGGTCGACCCCATCGCGGCAGTCGCGCAGGTCGAGCCGGGAGCGACGCTGGGCGACTTTGACCACGAATGCCAGGCCTTTGGATTGGCCACCCCGGTGGGCATCAATTCGACCACGGGTGTGGCAGGACTCACGCTTGGCGGTGGATTCGGCTGGCTGTCTCGAAAGTACGGCATGACGGTCGACAATCTGATGGCCGCCGACGTGATCACCGCCGATGGGCGCCTGCTGCGCGCCAGCGACAAGGAGAACCCCGATCTCTTTTGGGCGATTCGGGGCGGTAGCGGCAATTTTGGCGTCGTCAGCCGGTTCGAATTCAAACTTCACCCGGTGGGGCCGGAAGTTCTGAGTGGTTTGATTGTCTATGCGCTAAAGGACGCGACGTCCGCGCTGAAGTTATTCCGTGACTACGTCAAGAAACTCGGCAACGATACGAACGTCTGGACCGTGATGCGCAAGGCGCCTCCCTTGCCGTTTCTCCCCCCAGAGGTGCACGGGACCGAAATCATCGCCTTCTGCGTGTTCCACGCCGGCGATCCGGACGAGGGACGAAAGGCGATTGAACCCTTGCGCAAATTGGGCACGGTGCTTGGGGAATATATCGGCATGCAGCCCTATACGGCCTGGCAACAGACGTTCGACCCGCTGCTCGCCCCGGGAGCCCGGAACTACTGGAAATCACACAATTTTGTCGACCTGAGTGACGGTGCCATTGATGTGGCGGTGAAATACGTTCAAAGCCTGCCCTCGCCGCACTGCGAGATATTCTTTGGCCTGATCGGCGGCGCCACCACCCGTCCCAAGCCCGATGCCACGGCATATTCCCATCGGGATGCCATTTACGTCTGCAACGTTCATGGCCGCTGGGAGACCGCGGCCGAAGACCAGAAAGGTACCGCCTGGGCGCGCGGGTTCTTCCGCGAGGCCGCGCCTTATGCGACCGGCGGTGTGTACGTCAATTTCCTGACCGATGATGAACCCGAGCGCATCAAGGCCGCTTACGGACCCGGGTACGAGCGCCTGGTCAGCGCGAAGAAAAAATACGACCCAGATAATCTGTTTCGCATGAATCAGAATATTCGACCCAGCCCCTGA
- a CDS encoding PAS domain-containing protein — MSRPNLKSDQRWFKQLFESSSNPARIIDGNRFVECNEAAVRMLGYTSRGQFLNVHPSKLSPPNAIRWSRFLRQGRAHDGHCHGQGFAPV; from the coding sequence ATGTCCCGCCCCAACCTGAAGTCCGATCAACGCTGGTTCAAGCAGTTGTTTGAGTCATCATCAAATCCCGCCCGGATCATCGACGGTAACCGGTTTGTCGAGTGCAATGAGGCCGCCGTCAGGATGCTGGGCTACACAAGCCGCGGCCAGTTCCTGAATGTCCATCCGTCAAAACTCTCACCCCCCAACGCAATCCGATGGTCAAGATTCCTTCGCCAAGGCCGAGCACATGATGGCCATTGCCATGGACAAGGGTTTGCACCGGTTTGA